In a single window of the Pelagibacterium sp. 26DY04 genome:
- a CDS encoding potassium transporter TrkG, giving the protein MPTIGVLSAGVFGLFALSMLLPMFVSLVEGNWRAFEAFFLVIVSYGFLSAVTIMALNSRLRTLNRAGVFTAAITVWLSLIAAATPAFLLVEGQSLIRALFEATSAVTTLGTTLRPLSDISPSMAFYRGTLGWIGGFTTLTLAAYVLGAYQVGGTPNANLRHIQHSRTENDPRILVTLRSIALPYLTLTIACAVLLVIVRVPADTAIITAMSMLATNGFIPAEPGGTVLGNRFAELIMMVFMVVGATSIVWHRLLLSRLGKGSREHAEAMLYLTALAVLLVLAVIASVLAPPLGRTGFESAFNYVFDIVSIATTTGITHDERLGVSIPFEVILIIVFVGGCSYSTAGGIKAFRLATMLKHVSNELDRLVYPSAMLRDDVQYDANQRVIAKAVWSTFFLAVLTVTIGMLLFATQGHGLSAAMALAVGAFSQVGNLAASAIPGLSEGVVSDGTLLTLSALALVARIEILVLLAAITGNRW; this is encoded by the coding sequence GTGCCGACCATCGGAGTCCTGTCCGCCGGCGTCTTCGGGTTGTTCGCGCTCTCGATGCTCCTGCCGATGTTCGTCTCGCTGGTCGAGGGCAATTGGCGTGCCTTCGAAGCCTTCTTCCTCGTCATCGTCTCCTATGGCTTTCTTTCCGCCGTTACGATCATGGCCCTGAATTCGCGCCTGCGCACGCTCAACCGGGCAGGGGTCTTCACCGCCGCCATCACCGTCTGGCTGAGCCTGATTGCCGCCGCCACCCCCGCCTTCCTGCTCGTCGAAGGTCAATCGCTCATCCGTGCCCTCTTCGAGGCGACCTCCGCCGTCACCACGCTGGGCACCACCCTGCGCCCGCTATCCGACATCTCCCCTTCCATGGCGTTTTATCGCGGCACCCTGGGCTGGATCGGCGGCTTCACCACCCTGACCCTCGCCGCCTACGTCCTCGGCGCCTATCAGGTGGGCGGCACGCCCAACGCCAATCTGCGCCACATCCAGCACTCGCGCACCGAGAACGACCCACGCATCCTCGTCACCCTGCGATCCATAGCGCTGCCCTATCTCACCCTCACCATTGCCTGTGCCGTCCTGCTCGTCATCGTCCGGGTCCCCGCGGACACCGCCATCATCACGGCCATGAGCATGCTCGCAACCAATGGCTTCATCCCCGCCGAGCCGGGCGGGACCGTTCTCGGCAATCGTTTCGCCGAACTGATAATGATGGTTTTCATGGTCGTTGGCGCCACCTCCATCGTCTGGCACCGTCTCCTGCTGTCCCGCCTCGGCAAGGGCTCGCGCGAGCACGCCGAAGCCATGCTCTATCTCACCGCGCTCGCCGTTCTTTTGGTCCTGGCCGTGATCGCCTCGGTGCTCGCCCCGCCGCTGGGCCGCACCGGCTTTGAAAGCGCCTTCAACTACGTTTTCGACATCGTCTCGATCGCCACCACCACCGGCATCACCCACGACGAACGCCTCGGTGTCTCGATTCCCTTCGAGGTGATCCTCATCATCGTCTTTGTCGGCGGCTGTTCCTATTCCACCGCCGGCGGCATCAAGGCCTTCCGACTGGCCACCATGCTCAAGCATGTCAGCAACGAACTCGACCGGCTCGTCTATCCCAGCGCCATGCTGCGCGATGACGTCCAGTACGATGCCAATCAGCGCGTCATCGCCAAGGCCGTTTGGAGCACCTTCTTTCTTGCGGTGCTGACCGTCACCATCGGCATGCTGCTCTTTGCCACCCAAGGCCATGGCTTGTCTGCGGCCATGGCTCTGGCGGTCGGCGCGTTTTCCCAGGTGGGCAACCTTGCCGCCTCCGCCATTCCCGGCCTTTCCGAAGGCGTGGTTTCGGACGGAACGCTGCTGACCCTGTCCGCGCTGGCCCTTGTCGCCCGCATCGAAATCCTAGTGCTTTTGGCGGCAATCACGGGCAACCGCTGGTAG
- the mazG gene encoding nucleoside triphosphate pyrophosphohydrolase: MQPSRDISRLIEIMARLRDRENGCPWDIEQDFKSIRHYTIEEAYEVADAIEREDYEDLRDELGDLLLQPVYHAQMASEEGLFDIGDVIYAVTEKLIRRHPHVFGDDEAGSAASSERRWETIKAAERAKKAERRGGEKPPSLLDDVPVGLPALTRAAKLAKRAARVGFDFSEVSWAIEKVREEIGEVEETLAGEDETAKIEEMGDLLFAVATLSRRVGIDPEAALRDANAKFVRRFEHLEARAREDGIDIAEAGLERLDGYWNEVRAADKAGK; the protein is encoded by the coding sequence ATGCAGCCCTCCCGTGATATTTCCCGACTGATCGAGATCATGGCGCGCCTGCGCGACAGGGAGAATGGCTGTCCGTGGGATATCGAACAGGATTTCAAATCAATCCGGCACTACACGATCGAGGAGGCCTATGAGGTGGCCGATGCGATCGAGCGGGAGGATTACGAGGATCTGCGGGACGAGTTGGGCGATCTACTGTTGCAGCCGGTCTATCACGCCCAGATGGCGAGCGAGGAAGGGCTGTTCGACATCGGAGACGTGATCTACGCGGTGACCGAGAAGCTGATCCGGCGGCATCCGCATGTGTTCGGGGACGATGAGGCGGGGTCGGCAGCTTCGAGCGAGAGGCGCTGGGAAACGATCAAGGCGGCCGAGCGGGCGAAAAAGGCTGAGCGGCGGGGCGGAGAAAAGCCGCCGTCGCTCCTCGACGACGTGCCGGTGGGGCTGCCGGCGCTGACACGGGCGGCGAAACTGGCCAAGCGGGCGGCGCGGGTTGGGTTCGATTTTTCCGAAGTTAGTTGGGCCATCGAGAAGGTGCGCGAGGAAATCGGCGAAGTCGAGGAGACCCTTGCCGGAGAAGACGAGACGGCCAAGATCGAAGAGATGGGAGACCTGCTCTTTGCCGTCGCAACGCTTTCACGTCGCGTTGGCATCGATCCGGAGGCCGCGCTGCGTGATGCGAATGCGAAATTCGTAAGGCGATTCGAGCACCTCGAAGCCCGTGCGCGGGAAGATGGCATCGACATCGCCGAAGCCGGACTGGAGCGGCTGGACGGGTATTGGAATGAGGTTCGGGCGGCGGATAAGGCGGGGAAGTAA
- the ntrC gene encoding nitrogen regulation protein NR(I) — protein MAGQTILLADDDAAIRMVLNQALSRAGYEVRPTGNISTMWNWVTRGEGDLLITDVSMPDGNAFDVMPKIKKLRPELPIVVMSAQNTFMTAIRASEMGAYEYLPKPFDITEVLAVVGRALADARRPAAADRKPDEGENMPLVGRSAAMQDIYRALARLMQTDLTVMITGESGTGKELVAKALHNFGKRKNGPFVAINMAAIPRDLIEAELFGHEKGAFTGATARSSGRFEQAEGGTLFLDEIGDMPMDAQTRLLRVLQEGEYTMVGGRTPIKTDVRIVAATHRDLSQLIRQGLFREDLYYRLNVVPIRLPPLRERIDDVPDLAASFLKAAQREGEVPKVLASDALKLMQQYHWPGNVRELENLVRRLAALYADEVISLEIVQNELNLTDRANFTAKSGPADIATVIETELAQLFREYEPNLPPAGVYQRVLDKVEVPLISTVLNLCAGNQIKAAELLGLNRNTLRKKIRGHGIEIVKHSRQLG, from the coding sequence ATGGCCGGACAAACCATCCTTCTCGCCGACGACGACGCGGCCATCCGCATGGTGCTCAACCAGGCGCTCTCTCGCGCCGGCTATGAAGTGCGCCCCACGGGCAATATCTCGACCATGTGGAACTGGGTGACGCGAGGGGAGGGTGATCTGCTCATCACCGACGTCTCCATGCCCGATGGCAACGCGTTCGACGTCATGCCCAAGATCAAAAAGCTCCGCCCCGAGTTGCCGATCGTGGTGATGAGCGCCCAGAACACCTTCATGACCGCCATCCGCGCGTCGGAAATGGGCGCCTACGAATACCTGCCCAAGCCCTTCGATATCACCGAGGTGCTTGCGGTCGTCGGGCGGGCCCTGGCCGATGCACGCCGCCCCGCCGCTGCCGACCGCAAGCCCGACGAGGGCGAGAACATGCCGCTGGTCGGCCGCTCGGCGGCCATGCAGGACATCTACCGCGCGTTGGCTCGCCTGATGCAGACCGATCTCACGGTCATGATCACCGGCGAGAGCGGCACGGGCAAGGAGCTGGTCGCCAAGGCGCTGCACAATTTCGGCAAGCGCAAGAACGGCCCGTTCGTTGCCATCAACATGGCCGCCATCCCTCGCGACCTGATCGAGGCCGAACTGTTCGGCCATGAAAAGGGCGCGTTCACCGGCGCAACGGCCCGCTCCTCGGGCCGGTTCGAACAGGCCGAGGGCGGCACGCTGTTCCTCGACGAGATCGGCGACATGCCCATGGATGCCCAGACCCGACTGCTGCGTGTCCTCCAGGAGGGTGAATACACCATGGTTGGCGGTCGCACCCCGATCAAGACCGACGTGCGGATCGTCGCCGCCACCCACCGCGATTTGAGCCAGTTGATCCGCCAGGGACTATTCCGCGAGGATCTTTATTACCGTCTCAACGTCGTTCCCATTCGTCTGCCGCCCCTGCGCGAACGCATCGATGACGTGCCCGATCTCGCCGCGAGTTTCCTGAAGGCGGCGCAGCGCGAGGGTGAGGTGCCCAAGGTGCTCGCCTCCGACGCCCTTAAGCTCATGCAGCAATATCACTGGCCTGGAAACGTGCGCGAGCTCGAGAACCTGGTCCGTCGCCTTGCCGCGCTCTATGCCGATGAGGTGATTTCGCTCGAAATCGTCCAGAACGAGCTCAACCTCACCGACCGCGCCAATTTCACCGCCAAGTCCGGCCCCGCCGATATCGCAACCGTGATCGAAACCGAGCTGGCCCAGCTTTTCCGTGAATATGAGCCGAACCTGCCTCCGGCCGGGGTTTATCAACGCGTTCTCGACAAGGTCGAAGTGCCCCTGATCTCAACGGTGCTCAATCTTTGCGCCGGAAACCAGATCAAGGCCGCCGAACTCCTGGGGCTCAACCGCAACACGCTGCGCAAGAAGATTCGCGGCCATGGCATTGAGATCGTTAAGCATTCTCGGCAGTTGGGATAG
- a CDS encoding PAS domain-containing sensor histidine kinase — protein MSGDQPLSRPKSKNTAPLFHDNRLLRAVGFVVVLLAVVVASSSFLIMSGTTDIEPGPDVWTWIWITNAVLVTLVVALVLTELVMLVQSRIRKQEGARLQVRIVAMFAIVAAGPAFIVAVVAMLSLNQGLDQWFSERMRSMVDNSRLVARAYLVEHSQVLRDDVIWIAEQLEVSRDTYLTDPDRFQRILTAAGTTRTMPYTALVNSSGETLMRAQLNVQAQIPRAPQAVLDAAGFGAPTLIAPGSGFSLIGAVVQLRGYDNVYLYVARAVDPQVLEYVRLVDENITAYRLYDSNRVVFQITYALMYLGVAFVFLLAALWIGIALANGLIDPIRNLMIASNRVSRGDLDVRLPVPDRGGDLHDLAVRFNKMTAQLRNQRSALVAASRTNDQRRQFTEAVVEGVSAGIIGLDAFGRITLVNSRACAALGQSELDLMNQELAQVAPELAPTVERAQSARRGRVQDQVQLSSGFDRRTYQVRLTREGTITESKGYVVTLDDITELVAAQRNSAWADVARRIAHEIKNPLTPIQLSAERLRRRYANKLVDDFDVFDKCISTIVRQVGDIGRMVDEFSSFARMPSAAIIRADLSDTIRQAVFLESVRQPEINIKADLPEETVYAYFDTRLVSQALTNLIKNAVEAIESVGLDTIVDPEVIVSVVLEGEEAVISVSDNGKGWPEENRHRLLEPYMTTRERGTGLGLAIVAKIIEQHGGRIDLRDAQPDSNGRVGACFAFTLPLHESGRQPAEPTEQAPADQKTTREETSRVSAMAIK, from the coding sequence TTGTCAGGCGACCAGCCGCTTTCGCGGCCCAAATCCAAGAACACGGCGCCGCTTTTCCACGATAACCGCCTGCTGCGGGCCGTGGGGTTCGTTGTCGTGCTTCTCGCCGTGGTCGTGGCCTCGAGCTCGTTCCTCATCATGAGCGGGACGACCGATATCGAGCCGGGCCCTGATGTGTGGACCTGGATCTGGATCACCAACGCCGTTCTTGTCACCCTGGTCGTGGCTCTGGTTCTGACCGAGCTCGTGATGCTGGTGCAGTCCCGCATCCGCAAGCAGGAAGGCGCGCGGCTGCAGGTCCGCATCGTCGCGATGTTCGCGATTGTTGCCGCCGGTCCGGCTTTCATCGTGGCCGTGGTCGCCATGCTGTCCCTCAATCAGGGGCTCGACCAATGGTTCTCCGAACGCATGCGGTCGATGGTCGATAACTCCCGCTTGGTGGCCAGGGCGTATCTCGTCGAGCATTCCCAGGTGCTCCGCGATGACGTGATCTGGATTGCCGAGCAGCTCGAGGTCAGCCGCGATACCTACCTTACCGATCCTGATCGGTTTCAAAGGATCCTGACTGCGGCCGGAACAACTCGGACAATGCCCTATACGGCCTTGGTCAATAGTTCGGGCGAAACGCTGATGCGGGCGCAGCTCAATGTTCAGGCCCAGATTCCCCGCGCGCCCCAAGCCGTCCTCGATGCCGCGGGATTTGGCGCTCCGACCCTTATCGCTCCGGGCTCCGGCTTCTCGCTCATCGGCGCTGTGGTCCAATTGCGCGGGTATGACAACGTCTATCTCTATGTAGCCCGCGCCGTCGATCCTCAGGTGCTCGAATATGTGCGGCTGGTCGATGAGAACATCACCGCTTACCGGCTCTACGATTCCAACCGGGTTGTTTTCCAGATTACCTATGCGCTCATGTATCTGGGCGTCGCCTTCGTATTCCTGCTGGCCGCGCTCTGGATCGGCATCGCTCTTGCCAATGGCCTGATCGATCCCATCCGCAATCTCATGATCGCCTCCAATCGTGTCTCGCGCGGCGATCTCGACGTTCGGCTCCCCGTGCCCGATCGGGGCGGCGACCTTCATGATCTCGCGGTGCGTTTCAACAAGATGACTGCACAATTGCGCAACCAGCGATCCGCGCTAGTCGCCGCCAGCCGCACCAACGATCAGCGCCGCCAGTTCACCGAAGCTGTGGTGGAAGGCGTGTCGGCCGGCATTATTGGCCTCGATGCCTTCGGCCGCATCACGCTCGTCAATTCCCGCGCCTGCGCTGCGCTCGGCCAGAGCGAACTCGATCTGATGAACCAGGAACTCGCCCAGGTCGCGCCCGAACTGGCGCCCACCGTCGAGCGCGCCCAGTCGGCGCGTCGGGGCAGGGTGCAGGACCAGGTTCAGCTTTCCTCGGGCTTCGATCGCCGCACCTATCAGGTGCGCCTCACCCGCGAAGGCACGATCACGGAGTCCAAGGGCTATGTCGTCACGCTGGACGACATCACCGAGTTGGTGGCCGCTCAGCGCAACAGCGCCTGGGCCGACGTCGCCCGCCGCATCGCTCACGAGATCAAGAACCCGCTCACCCCCATCCAGCTTTCTGCCGAGCGTCTGCGCCGCCGCTATGCCAACAAGCTCGTCGACGATTTCGACGTGTTCGACAAATGCATATCCACCATCGTGCGGCAGGTGGGCGATATCGGCCGGATGGTGGACGAGTTCTCCTCCTTCGCCCGAATGCCGTCGGCGGCAATTATTCGCGCCGACCTTTCCGACACCATTCGGCAGGCAGTGTTCCTCGAAAGCGTTCGCCAGCCCGAGATCAACATCAAGGCCGATCTGCCCGAGGAGACGGTCTATGCCTATTTCGATACGCGGCTGGTCTCCCAGGCGCTTACCAATTTGATCAAGAACGCGGTCGAGGCCATTGAATCGGTTGGGCTTGATACGATTGTCGATCCCGAAGTCATCGTGTCCGTAGTCTTGGAAGGCGAGGAGGCGGTGATTTCAGTCAGCGACAACGGCAAAGGATGGCCGGAGGAAAATCGGCACCGGTTGCTCGAGCCTTATATGACCACCCGTGAAAGGGGTACGGGGCTCGGACTTGCCATCGTCGCTAAAATCATCGAACAGCATGGCGGCCGCATCGACCTGCGCGACGCCCAGCCTGATTCCAATGGACGGGTCGGCGCGTGCTTCGCCTTCACATTGCCGTTGCATGAAAGTGGAAGACAGCCCGCCGAGCCGACCGAACAGGCTCCTGCCGACCAAAAAACGACCCGAGAGGAGACATCGCGCGTATCCGCGATGGCGATAAAGTAG
- the trkA gene encoding Trk system potassium transporter TrkA, which produces MRVIICGAGQVGYGIAERLSAEGNEVTVIDNNPALVQRVRDTLDARGLHGHGSHPDVLAQAGARDADMLVAVTQVDEVNMTACQVAHSIFEVPTRIARIRSQSYLDPEWSNMFSRDHLPIDVIISPEVEVGELILQRMAYPGANEIITFEDGQVMVMEVDVTEDCSVIDTPLRHLTDLFPNLNATVMAVRREGQMRVIHSHEQMITGDQAIVAVSRDQVQRVLGLFGRDEAPPSRVVIAGAGNIGRYVARRIEETDPSISIRIIESNRDNAQRAAEAMNHAIVVFGDAMSADIMREVDVRDAHMFLGLTNDDKTNILSSVIASEMGCRANIALVNQEHYPRIAKRLDVDAFISPRAITVSKVLRHVRRGRIRGVYTLANGAAEIIEAEALETSTLVGKPLREFKLPAGIRIGAIVRGSESIMPTGDTIIRAGDFVIVFALAASLRQVEQMFRVSIDFF; this is translated from the coding sequence ATGCGTGTCATCATCTGCGGCGCCGGCCAGGTCGGCTATGGTATCGCCGAGCGTTTGTCCGCCGAGGGCAATGAAGTCACGGTCATCGACAACAATCCCGCCCTCGTGCAGCGCGTCCGCGACACCCTCGACGCCCGCGGCCTGCACGGCCACGGTTCCCACCCCGACGTCCTGGCCCAGGCCGGCGCTCGCGATGCCGATATGCTGGTCGCCGTTACCCAGGTCGACGAGGTCAATATGACCGCCTGCCAGGTGGCTCATTCGATCTTCGAGGTGCCCACCCGCATCGCCCGCATCCGCTCCCAGAGCTATCTCGACCCTGAGTGGAGCAACATGTTCTCACGCGATCACCTGCCGATCGACGTGATCATTTCCCCCGAAGTCGAAGTGGGCGAACTCATCCTCCAGCGCATGGCCTATCCCGGCGCCAACGAGATCATCACCTTCGAGGACGGGCAGGTCATGGTGATGGAGGTCGACGTCACCGAGGACTGTTCGGTGATCGACACCCCCCTGCGGCATCTGACCGACCTTTTCCCCAACCTCAACGCCACGGTGATGGCCGTGCGCCGCGAAGGCCAGATGCGGGTGATCCACTCCCACGAGCAGATGATCACCGGCGACCAGGCCATTGTCGCCGTCTCGCGCGACCAAGTGCAGCGCGTGCTTGGGCTCTTCGGCCGCGACGAAGCGCCACCCAGCCGCGTGGTCATCGCCGGTGCCGGCAATATCGGGCGTTACGTCGCCCGCCGCATCGAAGAGACCGACCCCTCGATCTCCATCCGCATCATCGAGAGTAACCGCGACAACGCCCAGCGCGCCGCGGAGGCCATGAATCACGCCATCGTCGTTTTCGGCGATGCCATGTCCGCCGACATCATGCGCGAGGTCGATGTCCGCGACGCCCATATGTTCTTGGGGCTGACCAACGACGACAAGACCAACATCCTCTCATCGGTCATTGCCAGCGAAATGGGCTGCCGCGCCAACATTGCCCTCGTGAACCAGGAGCACTATCCGCGCATCGCCAAGCGCCTTGATGTCGATGCTTTCATCAGCCCCCGCGCCATCACGGTCTCCAAAGTCCTGCGCCACGTCCGGCGCGGTCGCATCCGGGGGGTGTATACGCTCGCCAACGGCGCGGCCGAGATCATCGAGGCCGAAGCGCTCGAAACCTCGACTCTGGTCGGCAAGCCCCTGCGGGAGTTCAAGCTGCCCGCCGGCATCCGCATCGGCGCCATCGTGCGCGGCAGCGAATCGATCATGCCCACCGGCGATACGATCATCCGAGCAGGCGATTTCGTGATCGTCTTTGCCCTCGCCGCAAGCCTGCGCCAGGTCGAGCAGATGTTCCGGGTCAGCATCGACTTCTTCTAA
- a CDS encoding sigma-54 dependent transcriptional regulator — translation MARDILIVDDEQDIRELIAGILEDEGYEPRQASDADSALEAIARRRPNLVFLDIWMQGSRLDGLQLLDVLQADHPDLPVVMISGHGNVETAVSAIRRGAYDYIEKPFKIDRLLLITQRAIEASKLKTEVADLKERTGDESELVGVSSAISQVRSLIEKSAGTRSRVFISGGAGTGKGLCARLLHFKSPRATGPFIEINASLYAPDEIPVVLFGREVRDKNGLRTEVGALERAHGGTLYLSEVATLPLESQTALLRALVENKFTRVDGHGPVPVDVRIVSSSSQNVAALIEEGKFRSDLFHRLSVVPLQLTSLRERREDIPALVTLFVAQLSRMHNLPRFLFGDDAIAVLQGQDWPGNARQLRNAIERLLILVRDQQPLDGIITAAMLPSDISEVLPTIGDTDSSAHLMSLPLREAREVFERQYLIAQIERFGGNISKTAEFVGMERSALHRKIKSLGL, via the coding sequence ATGGCTCGTGACATTCTAATTGTCGATGACGAACAAGATATCCGGGAACTGATCGCCGGCATTCTGGAGGACGAAGGCTACGAGCCGCGTCAGGCCTCCGATGCCGACAGCGCCCTCGAGGCGATCGCACGGCGTCGGCCCAATCTCGTGTTCCTCGATATCTGGATGCAGGGCTCGCGGCTCGATGGACTGCAGCTTCTCGATGTGCTGCAGGCCGATCATCCCGATCTTCCCGTGGTGATGATCTCGGGCCACGGCAATGTCGAGACCGCCGTGTCGGCCATCCGCCGGGGCGCTTACGACTATATCGAGAAGCCCTTCAAGATAGATCGCCTGCTGCTCATCACCCAGCGCGCTATCGAGGCGAGCAAGCTCAAGACAGAAGTTGCCGATCTCAAGGAACGCACCGGCGACGAATCCGAGCTGGTCGGTGTCTCCAGCGCCATCTCCCAGGTCCGCTCGCTGATCGAAAAGTCGGCGGGCACGCGCTCGCGCGTTTTCATTTCCGGCGGGGCAGGGACCGGCAAGGGCCTTTGCGCGCGTCTTTTGCACTTCAAGAGCCCCCGCGCCACAGGCCCCTTCATCGAGATAAACGCCTCGCTCTACGCTCCCGACGAGATTCCCGTCGTGCTGTTTGGTCGTGAAGTCCGCGACAAGAACGGGCTGCGCACGGAAGTGGGCGCCCTCGAACGTGCCCATGGCGGCACCCTCTATCTCTCGGAAGTTGCAACGCTCCCTCTCGAATCCCAGACCGCGCTTTTGCGCGCCCTGGTCGAAAACAAATTTACCCGCGTCGACGGCCATGGCCCGGTTCCAGTCGATGTCCGCATTGTTTCATCGAGTTCGCAAAACGTGGCCGCGTTGATCGAAGAGGGCAAGTTCCGCTCGGACCTCTTCCACCGCCTGTCAGTCGTGCCGCTGCAATTGACCTCGCTGCGAGAGCGACGTGAGGATATCCCGGCGCTCGTCACGCTCTTCGTCGCCCAGCTCTCGCGCATGCATAACCTGCCGCGGTTCCTGTTCGGCGACGACGCCATCGCCGTGCTGCAGGGGCAGGACTGGCCCGGCAATGCCCGCCAGCTCCGCAATGCCATCGAGCGGCTGCTGATTCTGGTACGCGACCAGCAGCCCCTCGACGGCATCATCACCGCCGCCATGCTACCCTCGGACATCTCCGAGGTCCTGCCCACCATCGGGGACACGGATTCTTCGGCCCATCTGATGAGTCTGCCCCTGCGCGAAGCCCGCGAGGTGTTCGAGAGGCAATACCTCATTGCCCAGATCGAGCGCTTCGGCGGCAATATCTCGAAGACCGCCGAATTCGTCGGCATGGAGCGCAGCGCGCTTCACCGCAAGATCAAGTCGCTGGGGCTTTAG
- the hflX gene encoding GTPase HflX, producing the protein MTDTPEEDDGKGFVDLREVPTRTGLVTPDVRSVRYARSADARHAEFIGLAAAIALDLVFTEVFRVREIKPATYLGGGQVAELAERARELKLDLLVVDAPLSPIQQRNLEREIGVKVLDRTALILEIFGERAATREGVLQVELAHLNYQKGRLVRSWTHLERQRGGGGFLGGPGETQIESDRRQIQDRILVLERRLEKVRRTRQLQRGPRAAVPFPVVALVGYTNAGKSSLFNAITGSGVMAENMLFATLDTTVRRATLPHGRDIILSDTVGFISDLPTDLIAAFRGTLEEVTQAEVVLHVRDVSNPDHPAQAADVLSVLADLGVTGETTPIIEVWNKIDNLPAQPDGLSGITPAGKVAAAVPVSAVTGQGLDDLLAAVEKALSQDARLFSVLVPHEAGAETGWLYANAEVIARDEPDDQGTRYTVRVLPRHRAEFLEKFAGRITGLDGA; encoded by the coding sequence TTGACTGATACGCCCGAAGAAGACGATGGCAAGGGCTTCGTGGATCTCCGCGAAGTCCCCACGCGCACTGGCCTTGTCACCCCCGACGTCCGATCCGTCCGTTACGCGCGCAGCGCCGATGCGCGGCATGCCGAATTCATCGGCCTTGCCGCGGCCATCGCGCTCGATCTCGTCTTCACCGAGGTTTTCAGGGTGCGCGAGATCAAACCGGCCACCTATCTCGGCGGCGGCCAGGTAGCCGAACTGGCCGAGCGGGCCAGGGAACTCAAGCTCGACCTGCTGGTGGTCGACGCTCCGCTTTCGCCCATCCAGCAGCGCAATCTCGAACGCGAGATCGGCGTCAAGGTTCTCGACCGCACGGCGCTGATCCTTGAGATATTCGGCGAGCGCGCCGCTACCCGCGAAGGTGTGCTGCAGGTCGAGCTCGCTCATCTCAATTACCAGAAGGGCCGTCTGGTCCGCTCCTGGACCCACCTCGAACGCCAGCGCGGCGGCGGCGGTTTTCTCGGTGGTCCGGGCGAAACCCAGATCGAATCCGACCGTCGCCAGATCCAGGACCGCATTCTCGTCCTCGAACGGCGCCTGGAAAAAGTACGCCGCACCCGCCAGCTCCAACGCGGGCCTCGCGCCGCCGTACCGTTTCCCGTGGTGGCTCTTGTCGGCTATACCAACGCGGGCAAGTCCAGCCTTTTCAATGCCATCACCGGGTCAGGTGTCATGGCCGAAAACATGCTGTTCGCAACGCTCGACACCACCGTTCGCCGCGCCACGCTTCCCCATGGCCGCGACATTATCCTCTCCGATACCGTCGGTTTCATCTCCGACCTGCCGACCGATCTCATCGCCGCCTTCCGCGGCACGCTCGAAGAGGTGACGCAGGCCGAAGTGGTCCTCCACGTCCGCGACGTTTCCAACCCCGATCATCCTGCCCAGGCCGCCGACGTGCTCTCGGTTCTCGCCGATCTCGGCGTCACCGGCGAAACAACGCCGATCATCGAGGTCTGGAACAAGATCGACAACCTTCCCGCGCAGCCCGACGGCCTCTCCGGCATCACGCCGGCCGGCAAGGTCGCCGCAGCGGTTCCGGTGTCGGCGGTGACGGGGCAGGGGCTCGATGATCTCCTCGCCGCCGTCGAAAAAGCCCTTTCCCAGGACGCGCGCCTGTTTTCCGTCCTCGTCCCCCACGAAGCCGGCGCCGAAACCGGCTGGCTCTATGCCAACGCCGAAGTGATCGCTCGCGACGAACCCGACGACCAGGGCACCCGCTACACCGTCCGCGTACTCCCCCGGCACCGGGCCGAGTTTCTGGAAAAATTCGCCGGCCGCATCACCGGGCTGGATGGGGCGTAA
- the hfq gene encoding RNA chaperone Hfq, translated as MPSEKVQNLQDSFLNHVRKNKVPVTIFLVNGVKLQGVITWFDNFCLLLRRDAQSQLVYKHAISTIMPGAPIQLFDPENQTD; from the coding sequence ATGCCCAGTGAAAAGGTGCAGAACCTTCAGGATTCCTTTCTCAACCACGTCCGCAAGAACAAGGTTCCGGTGACGATCTTTCTCGTCAACGGCGTCAAATTGCAGGGCGTGATCACCTGGTTCGACAATTTCTGTCTGCTGCTGCGCCGCGACGCCCAGAGCCAGCTTGTCTACAAACACGCCATTTCGACCATCATGCCCGGCGCTCCCATCCAGCTCTTCGACCCAGAGAACCAGACTGATTGA